A genomic stretch from Sporocytophaga myxococcoides DSM 11118 includes:
- a CDS encoding helix-hairpin-helix domain-containing protein, which yields MRKPSLVSPHFYFNFELMGNQEIINIFKLTASLMELHEENPFKIRTYQNAVYNLDKISGDLAGLSLEELASLEGVGKSIAGKIQDLNATGTFPELSSLLAQTPKGVIDILNIKGIGPKKVRSIWKELDIVSTEALLDACNENKIASLKGFGEKTQESIKKELLFASAHKDRWMFAEAEATALKLEKDLSSLDLKVSLAGDIQRKAETLDTIQLIVGENQPKKVFDAVSGIKTLEQNIKASGPFVWRGKDLLTELKVEIKICPEGRFGNFVYLNSASSSHLKTDLGNSSNLFQLLTSKDFKNEQEIFTHLNFPFIVPELREGYDEIEKARENKLPELITYKDLKGSLHNHSTYSDGVHTLEQMAQYCKELGFEYLGISDHSKSAFYANGLQEFRITEQHAEIDALNKKLAPFKIFKGIESDILNDGSLDYEDSVLASFDFIVASIHSNLKMDKAKATERLIKAIENPYTTMLGHPTGRLLLKREGYPIDHKKVIDACAENNVIIEINAHPRRLDMEWKWVRYALEKGIMISINPDAHEMEGYLDMHYGVHVGRKAGLTKEMTFNALSVQEAEEYFNKKKSISKISTNA from the coding sequence GTGCGTAAACCTTCATTGGTTTCTCCTCATTTTTATTTTAATTTTGAATTAATGGGCAATCAGGAAATTATCAACATCTTCAAACTCACAGCTTCATTAATGGAGCTTCATGAGGAAAATCCTTTCAAGATCAGAACATATCAAAATGCGGTATATAATCTTGACAAAATCTCCGGTGATTTAGCCGGACTTTCATTAGAAGAACTTGCTTCTCTAGAAGGGGTCGGAAAAAGTATCGCCGGAAAAATTCAGGATTTGAATGCTACAGGTACTTTTCCCGAATTATCATCTTTATTGGCGCAAACTCCTAAAGGTGTCATTGATATTTTAAATATAAAAGGAATCGGCCCTAAAAAAGTACGAAGCATCTGGAAAGAACTTGATATCGTTTCCACTGAAGCACTACTCGATGCCTGCAATGAAAATAAAATTGCCAGCCTGAAAGGCTTCGGTGAAAAAACCCAGGAAAGCATAAAGAAGGAGCTACTTTTTGCTTCTGCCCATAAAGACAGGTGGATGTTTGCCGAAGCGGAAGCTACTGCTTTGAAGCTTGAAAAAGACCTTTCTTCATTAGACCTGAAAGTATCCCTTGCCGGAGATATTCAAAGAAAGGCTGAAACGCTTGATACAATCCAACTAATAGTCGGTGAAAACCAGCCGAAAAAAGTATTTGATGCAGTTAGCGGAATAAAAACACTTGAGCAAAATATAAAGGCATCAGGACCATTTGTTTGGCGAGGCAAAGATCTTTTAACCGAGCTAAAGGTTGAAATAAAAATCTGTCCTGAAGGGCGTTTCGGCAATTTTGTATATCTTAACTCTGCATCTTCATCACATCTTAAAACGGACCTTGGAAATTCTTCCAATCTATTCCAACTTTTGACTTCCAAAGATTTTAAAAACGAACAGGAGATTTTCACCCACTTGAATTTTCCATTTATCGTTCCTGAACTTCGTGAAGGATATGATGAAATAGAAAAAGCCAGAGAAAACAAACTCCCGGAGCTCATCACATACAAAGACCTTAAAGGTTCGCTACATAATCATAGCACCTATAGTGACGGTGTTCATACTCTTGAACAAATGGCTCAGTATTGCAAGGAGCTTGGATTTGAATACCTAGGAATAAGCGACCACTCCAAATCTGCTTTTTATGCCAATGGACTTCAAGAGTTCCGTATTACAGAACAGCATGCAGAGATTGATGCGCTGAATAAAAAATTAGCACCATTCAAGATATTTAAAGGTATAGAGTCAGACATCCTGAATGATGGTAGCCTCGATTATGAAGATTCCGTTTTAGCATCTTTTGATTTTATTGTTGCCTCTATCCATTCCAACCTGAAAATGGATAAAGCCAAAGCAACTGAAAGACTTATTAAAGCTATCGAGAACCCTTATACAACAATGCTCGGGCATCCGACAGGCAGACTATTACTTAAAAGAGAAGGTTATCCGATAGATCATAAGAAAGTAATTGATGCCTGTGCAGAGAACAATGTAATCATTGAAATCAATGCACATCCGAGAAGACTGGATATGGAATGGAAATGGGTGAGATATGCATTGGAAAAAGGTATCATGATCAGCATTAATCCTGATGCACATGAAATGGAAGGATATCTGGATATGCATTATGGAGTACATGTGGGAAGAAAAGCGGGCCTGACGAAAGAAATGACTTTTAATGCCCTAAGTGTGCAGGAAGCAGAAGAATATTTCAACAAAAAGAAAAGCATCTCTAAGATTTCAACTAATGCCTAA